A single genomic interval of Nitrospirota bacterium harbors:
- a CDS encoding HAMP domain-containing sensor histidine kinase → MPLFKYKPSLSKKVGYAYYICLYLIVGVAVLNYFDLKSVENTIILSDVISEFSDTTLEIRRFEKNYFLYRQKDDYLENLRFLKKAEDIIKKKREAFEGLVSVNRISNLEATLQEYKNLIVKYASLDITGNSIEALKLERTIREKGREIILFAENLSAIARNNTQAFVLSSQWTLIISIVFLCIIGCLVGQLLSRMVMKPLKMLEESMKQVANGRFNSISITTTDSEIISLNRAFNRTLKELELRQMKFSVQSGKLASLGTMTSGIAHQLNNPLSNISTSCQILLEELEDQDIRYKKELLQQIEEQVERAKTMVHSLLEFSRKKEFKRDTLLLSDLIENILRLIRGDIPTKVEIKVDIPKDICLIADRQMIEGAFLNIIKNGIEAIPDEGMVSISANKDIETKTIDIRIRDTGLGIEPECLEKIFDPFYTTKSDEKGTGLGLFVAREIIKEHEGLIEIDSTIDQGTTFTIKLPLKEL, encoded by the coding sequence ATGCCTCTATTTAAATATAAACCCAGTCTCAGCAAGAAAGTCGGTTATGCTTACTATATATGTCTTTACTTAATAGTAGGTGTGGCTGTTTTAAACTATTTCGACCTGAAATCAGTAGAAAATACAATTATCCTAAGCGATGTGATCTCAGAGTTCTCTGATACAACCCTTGAGATAAGGCGATTTGAAAAAAACTACTTTCTCTACAGGCAAAAAGATGACTATCTTGAAAATCTTCGATTTCTCAAAAAGGCAGAAGACATTATAAAGAAGAAGAGGGAAGCCTTTGAAGGGCTTGTATCTGTTAACAGGATCTCTAATCTTGAGGCTACTCTTCAAGAGTATAAGAATCTTATAGTGAAATATGCTTCCCTTGATATAACAGGCAACTCTATTGAGGCTCTTAAATTAGAAAGAACTATAAGGGAGAAGGGAAGGGAAATTATCTTGTTCGCGGAAAATCTATCAGCAATAGCACGAAATAATACCCAAGCATTTGTATTATCTTCTCAATGGACCCTTATTATCTCTATTGTTTTCCTATGTATCATTGGCTGTCTTGTAGGTCAACTGCTGTCCCGGATGGTTATGAAGCCTTTAAAGATGCTTGAAGAGAGTATGAAACAGGTTGCCAATGGAAGGTTTAATTCTATTTCTATTACAACCACTGACAGTGAGATTATATCTTTAAACAGGGCATTTAACAGGACGCTGAAGGAGTTAGAATTGAGGCAGATGAAGTTTAGTGTTCAATCAGGGAAACTCGCATCTCTGGGTACAATGACATCGGGTATTGCTCATCAGCTTAATAATCCCCTTTCCAATATATCAACTTCCTGTCAGATATTACTTGAAGAACTTGAAGATCAGGACATCAGATATAAAAAAGAACTACTGCAGCAAATAGAAGAACAGGTAGAGAGGGCAAAGACCATGGTTCATTCTCTCCTCGAATTTTCGAGAAAGAAAGAATTTAAAAGAGATACGCTTCTTCTTAGTGATTTGATAGAGAATATACTCAGACTTATACGGGGAGATATCCCTACAAAGGTTGAGATTAAAGTAGATATTCCAAAAGATATATGTCTAATTGCAGATAGACAGATGATAGAAGGGGCTTTTTTAAACATCATAAAAAATGGCATTGAAGCGATACCTGACGAAGGTATGGTATCGATTTCTGCTAATAAAGACATTGAAACTAAAACCATAGATATAAGGATTCGAGATACAGGGCTCGGAATAGAGCCCGAATGTCTCGAAAAGATATTTGACCCATTCTATACAACAAAGAGCGACGAGAAAGGGACAGGACTTGGATTATTTGTCGCCCGTGAAATCATCAAAGAGCATGAAGGCCTCATAGAGATAGATAGCACGATAGATCAAGGAACAACCTTCACGATAAAACTTCCCCTAAAGGAGCTTTGA
- a CDS encoding sigma-54 dependent transcriptional regulator: protein MEQKARILIVDDEQIALRNLEHIMKKEGYTVVGTQSGPNALKLIEEHVFDVVLTDLKMEKVDGMQILKRCKEFYPDTEVIMITGYATIQSAIQAMKQGAYDYIAKPFKLDEVRKVVKEAVEKVRLKKENAQLREQIEKYQGKVKIITQDANMQRILETSRQIAPTDCNIVLTGESGTGKELLAKYIHFNSKRAEGPFFAINCGAFTEELLSNELFGHEKGAFTGATAMKKGLIEMASGGTLFLDEIIEMPPSMQVKLLRVIQEKEVLRVGGTEPVKVDVRFIAATNRDIQDAIKNGSFRQDLYFRLNVVSLHIPPLSERRDDIPLLSYYFLKKYAVFMKKDITEISQDVMAILMNYDFPGNVRELENIIERGVALSNGNTIEVAYLPEDLKELSIRTFRKKEGKIPSLEEQEETYIKWVLREVGGNKTLAAQILGIDRVSLWRKLKKYGLEGE from the coding sequence ATGGAACAAAAGGCAAGGATATTGATTGTTGATGATGAACAAATCGCGCTTAGAAATTTAGAGCATATTATGAAAAAAGAGGGATATACGGTTGTAGGCACTCAGAGTGGCCCAAATGCCCTGAAACTGATTGAAGAGCATGTGTTTGATGTTGTACTTACGGATTTGAAGATGGAGAAGGTTGATGGGATGCAGATATTGAAAAGATGCAAGGAGTTCTACCCCGACACAGAGGTAATAATGATAACAGGATATGCAACCATCCAGTCTGCCATCCAGGCGATGAAACAGGGTGCCTATGACTATATAGCAAAGCCCTTTAAACTCGATGAGGTAAGGAAGGTCGTCAAAGAAGCGGTGGAGAAGGTAAGGCTCAAAAAAGAAAATGCTCAGTTGAGGGAACAAATCGAAAAGTATCAGGGCAAGGTTAAGATAATCACACAGGATGCCAATATGCAGAGGATTCTTGAGACATCGAGGCAGATAGCGCCTACAGACTGCAATATTGTCCTCACAGGGGAAAGTGGCACAGGAAAGGAGTTACTTGCAAAGTATATACATTTCAATAGTAAAAGGGCAGAGGGTCCATTTTTTGCTATAAACTGTGGTGCATTCACAGAGGAGTTGCTATCGAATGAGCTATTCGGTCATGAAAAAGGGGCATTCACTGGCGCAACCGCAATGAAAAAAGGCTTGATAGAGATGGCGTCAGGAGGAACGCTATTTTTAGATGAGATAATAGAGATGCCTCCATCCATGCAAGTGAAACTTTTAAGGGTTATTCAGGAAAAGGAGGTTTTAAGGGTTGGAGGTACGGAGCCAGTAAAGGTGGATGTGAGGTTCATAGCAGCAACAAATCGTGATATTCAGGATGCAATAAAGAATGGCTCGTTCAGACAAGACCTTTATTTCAGATTGAATGTTGTCTCACTCCATATCCCTCCACTGTCAGAAAGACGGGATGATATCCCTTTGCTAAGTTATTACTTTTTGAAAAAATATGCAGTCTTTATGAAAAAAGATATAACAGAGATATCCCAGGATGTTATGGCCATATTAATGAATTATGATTTTCCCGGAAATGTGAGGGAGCTTGAGAATATCATTGAAAGGGGTGTTGCCCTCTCAAATGGGAATACTATAGAGGTTGCCTATCTTCCTGAAGATCTTAAAGAACTGAGTATAAGGACCTTTAGAAAAAAGGAAGGTAAGATACCTTCCCTCGAAGAGCAGGAGGAGACTTACATAAAGTGGGTCTTAAGGGAAGTCGGTGGCAACAAGACCCTCGCAGCACAGATACTTGGAATTGATAGGGTATCCCTCTGGAGAAAGTTGAAAAAATATGGGTTGGAAGGAGAGTAA
- a CDS encoding PIN domain nuclease gives MQTVEGFLVDTSIWVKCFRGLDTSLKERVTSLILEDRVFTTEIIIMEILRGANSDKEYNMLYRDLLALPQLAVNSNIWEVAWKIAYKFRKSGVNVPMVDVIISAVAMYYKCILMHSDKHFNLIAKQSTLQILEV, from the coding sequence ATGCAGACCGTTGAGGGGTTTCTTGTTGATACATCTATATGGGTTAAATGTTTTCGAGGGCTGGATACATCTCTAAAAGAGCGTGTGACTTCTTTAATACTGGAAGACAGAGTTTTTACAACAGAGATAATAATTATGGAGATTTTAAGAGGTGCTAACTCAGATAAAGAATATAACATGCTATACCGGGATCTCCTTGCGCTTCCTCAACTTGCTGTAAATTCCAATATTTGGGAAGTGGCATGGAAGATCGCATATAAGTTCAGAAAAAGCGGTGTTAATGTACCAATGGTGGATGTGATAATATCAGCAGTTGCAATGTATTACAAATGCATACTTATGCATTCTGATAAACATTTCAATCTCATAGCAAAACAATCTACCCTCCAGATTCTCGAAGTGTAA
- a CDS encoding type II toxin-antitoxin system VapB family antitoxin, with translation MRATIDIDDNLIEEAKKLTAVKTKKELINLSLKELIRRKRIEHLISLFGTSPIDIILRDVEKFREDRKINADR, from the coding sequence ATGAGGGCTACCATAGACATAGATGATAACCTTATAGAAGAGGCAAAAAAACTTACTGCTGTTAAGACTAAAAAGGAACTTATAAACCTGTCACTTAAAGAACTTATAAGGAGAAAAAGAATAGAACATCTTATAAGTTTGTTCGGAACCTCACCAATAGATATTATTTTAAGGGATGTTGAGAAATTCAGAGAAGATAGGAAAATAAATGCAGACCGTTGA